The Fodinibius salinus genome includes a window with the following:
- a CDS encoding efflux RND transporter periplasmic adaptor subunit has translation MNRRKLSVLAGALIFIISIPLAWYLSGSAPEQADREPPVDVIKVPTITANPGTLTNRIQFTGRVIPEGRFDIFAEVTGRLMPEGKPFKTGTTFEKGEAIITLNDDEQRQQLKASKYEFSALISRILPDINIDYPNAYDDWQQYLENFDASDAIPPLPEVNNRQLQLYLNSQNIYSRYASIRQQEVRVDKFTIEAPFDGVVTENTVDPGALVQPSQRLGEFTKIDPLEIEASIPAEQAQFIKVGDRVELQFRTAGRKDVEARIDRKNAVIDPSSQSVKVFMKINDSNLKAGAYVEGSIAGRPFDNAVRIHQDALVRDNNIFVIRDSTAHFTEINVLAQSGDSVTISGLKPSTVIIDDFREASFEGSTVAPLGDQ, from the coding sequence ATGAACCGCCGCAAATTATCGGTATTAGCCGGTGCCCTTATCTTCATCATTAGTATTCCTCTTGCATGGTACTTATCGGGCAGTGCTCCCGAACAGGCCGACCGTGAGCCACCCGTTGATGTTATTAAAGTACCAACTATTACTGCTAATCCCGGCACGCTCACCAATCGTATACAATTTACCGGGCGCGTCATTCCCGAAGGTCGATTTGATATCTTTGCTGAAGTAACGGGACGCCTAATGCCCGAAGGCAAACCCTTTAAAACAGGTACAACCTTTGAAAAGGGTGAAGCCATCATTACCCTTAATGATGATGAACAACGGCAACAACTGAAGGCATCCAAGTATGAATTTTCGGCGCTGATATCTCGCATCTTACCGGATATCAATATTGACTACCCCAATGCTTATGATGATTGGCAGCAGTACCTCGAAAACTTTGACGCTTCCGACGCCATCCCTCCACTGCCGGAAGTTAACAACCGTCAGCTTCAATTATATTTAAACAGCCAAAATATATACAGCAGATATGCAAGTATCCGCCAGCAAGAAGTGCGGGTTGACAAATTTACCATTGAAGCCCCCTTCGACGGGGTGGTAACCGAAAATACGGTAGATCCCGGCGCACTGGTACAGCCCAGTCAGCGCCTTGGAGAATTTACGAAAATAGATCCGCTGGAGATCGAAGCCTCTATTCCTGCCGAGCAGGCCCAGTTTATTAAGGTGGGCGATCGTGTGGAACTGCAATTTCGTACGGCTGGACGCAAAGATGTAGAAGCACGCATTGACCGCAAAAATGCAGTTATTGACCCTTCCAGCCAAAGCGTAAAGGTGTTTATGAAGATCAACGATTCTAATCTAAAAGCCGGTGCCTATGTGGAAGGGAGTATTGCCGGCCGACCTTTTGATAATGCAGTACGTATCCACCAGGATGCACTCGTACGCGACAACAATATTTTTGTAATCCGCGACTCTACCGCCCACTTTACCGAGATTAACGTGCTGGCACAATCCGGTGACAGTGTAACTATAAGCGGACTTAAACCGAGTACTGTCATCATTGATGATTTCCGTGAAGCATCTTTTGAAGGGTCAACAGTAGCACCGCTGGGGGATCAATAA
- a CDS encoding efflux RND transporter permease subunit, with protein sequence MKRIIEYFVKHVVLVNFTIFAILVLGSVAAFNMTSSFFPEVEPQFITVQAVYPGASPLEMEESIVLKIEDNIEGVNGVKRITSYTEENRSTINAEIYASVDENEVLQEIKNAVDQISTFPTGLEELIVYKEEPTNLAGKMVLRGDVPITTLKDMVEQIEDDLRDYENITNVSNFGYNNPEIEINVSEKELRNYDLTIRDISRAVSEENIRGTGGIIRGPELEYRIRVEQKSDYAKNFKNIPVKNKPDGTIIRLSDIAKVKDTFNEGTQRVFLDGQRGVTITVNTTNNEDILAASSSIKEYIKEFNNRKKNSELILVDDATKNLRDRIDLLQENGLLGAALVLLLLGLFLRIRLAFWVALGIPISFCGMFMLALYYGITINVISLFGMIIVIGILVDDGIVVGENIYQKYEQGLPPIKAAVEGTLQVVPAVTSAIITTVIAFSFFYFIPGQLGQFFSEVAFVVSATLLISLIEVFIFLPAHLAHSKSLHQNNGKGGIQEYTSNLVKKVRDRFYIPFLEFSLRNKTLVGLSSVAILLVTLGAISGTTIRTTFFPEIESNTIRVDIRLRRALNNDITESKGREILAAARRLNKRYRKEFDMDRDMFEHMELQVGYESNQMSLVFYLMPAAEREIRSAQITEDLREEVGPIPRTNQLSYGGGTPFGKPVAISLVSPNFDQLRKAAQELKVRLSEMSELTDVIDNQNSNEPELHLTLKDKARALGFSLQDVISRVRDSFFGNEAQRLQRGKNEIRVWVRYDLANRSGADDLLNMRIANNQGNKYPLKELVNIDYKLGLVSINHRGGEREIRVEADLSDADLSAPDVLEEIETSILSVLTSKYPSLDYSLEGQARETGEVATAAKTVLPILLLLIFALILFTFKSFSQSIVLFLIIPFGIIGAAWGHFIHGLGLGILSVLGIIALVGIIVNDGLVLVTTLNDKLRDGMPYYEALVETGRARFRPVILTTGTTAVGLAPLILEESFQAQFLIPMAVSVAYGLLVATFLLLALLPLLLMAANNLTRLCHWIWEDEWITYRAAEPAVKELKWEEENEE encoded by the coding sequence ATGAAGCGCATCATAGAATATTTCGTTAAGCACGTTGTACTGGTTAACTTTACGATTTTTGCCATTCTAGTCCTGGGATCGGTGGCAGCATTTAACATGACCTCCAGCTTCTTTCCTGAGGTAGAACCGCAGTTCATTACTGTGCAAGCAGTATATCCGGGTGCTTCACCTCTCGAGATGGAAGAAAGTATTGTCCTCAAAATTGAGGATAACATCGAAGGCGTCAATGGAGTAAAACGCATCACTTCTTACACCGAAGAAAATCGCTCTACAATAAATGCCGAAATTTATGCCTCTGTGGATGAGAATGAGGTACTCCAGGAAATAAAAAATGCTGTTGATCAGATTAGCACCTTTCCCACCGGCTTAGAAGAACTCATTGTATATAAGGAAGAACCCACAAACCTGGCCGGCAAAATGGTACTGCGCGGAGACGTGCCCATTACCACTCTTAAAGATATGGTTGAGCAGATAGAAGATGACCTGCGGGACTATGAAAACATCACTAACGTCAGCAATTTTGGGTATAACAATCCTGAGATTGAAATTAATGTTAGTGAAAAAGAGCTACGTAACTATGACCTCACTATTCGTGATATCAGCCGGGCCGTATCCGAAGAGAATATTCGCGGTACCGGGGGCATTATCCGCGGCCCCGAGCTGGAATACCGCATCCGGGTGGAACAAAAATCTGATTATGCCAAAAACTTCAAAAACATTCCTGTAAAAAATAAGCCCGATGGTACTATTATTCGGCTTAGTGATATAGCCAAGGTTAAAGATACTTTCAATGAAGGTACCCAGCGTGTATTCCTAGACGGTCAGCGCGGAGTCACTATTACTGTAAATACGACTAATAATGAAGATATACTTGCTGCGTCATCCAGTATTAAAGAGTATATCAAGGAGTTTAATAACCGTAAGAAAAACTCCGAGCTTATTCTGGTTGACGATGCCACAAAAAACCTGCGCGACCGCATTGACCTGCTGCAGGAAAATGGCCTGCTCGGGGCGGCACTGGTTCTGCTGTTACTGGGACTTTTTCTACGTATCCGACTGGCCTTCTGGGTGGCACTGGGAATCCCGATCTCTTTCTGCGGCATGTTTATGCTGGCCCTCTATTATGGTATTACAATCAACGTTATTTCTCTTTTCGGGATGATCATCGTCATTGGTATCCTCGTGGATGATGGCATTGTAGTGGGGGAAAATATTTACCAGAAGTACGAACAGGGCTTGCCGCCCATCAAAGCAGCTGTTGAGGGTACCCTGCAGGTGGTACCTGCCGTAACGTCGGCCATTATTACAACTGTCATTGCCTTTAGCTTTTTCTACTTTATTCCGGGACAGCTGGGACAATTTTTCTCGGAGGTAGCGTTTGTGGTATCCGCCACACTACTCATCTCACTGATTGAGGTATTTATCTTTCTGCCGGCACACTTGGCACATTCAAAATCACTGCATCAAAATAACGGCAAAGGCGGGATACAGGAATATACTTCCAACCTTGTAAAAAAAGTACGCGACCGTTTTTATATTCCCTTCCTCGAATTTTCGCTCCGCAACAAGACCTTGGTAGGCCTCAGCTCAGTTGCAATCCTGCTGGTGACGCTCGGAGCCATCAGCGGAACAACAATTCGTACCACTTTTTTCCCTGAAATTGAATCGAATACTATCCGTGTGGATATACGCCTGCGGAGAGCTCTCAACAATGACATTACCGAATCAAAGGGACGAGAGATTCTGGCAGCTGCACGGCGGCTGAATAAACGCTATCGCAAAGAATTTGACATGGATCGCGACATGTTTGAGCATATGGAGCTACAGGTGGGGTATGAAAGTAATCAAATGAGTCTTGTATTTTATCTGATGCCGGCAGCTGAACGAGAAATACGCAGTGCCCAAATTACTGAGGACCTGCGCGAAGAGGTAGGCCCCATTCCCCGCACTAATCAGCTTTCGTACGGTGGAGGCACCCCTTTCGGGAAACCGGTGGCAATTTCGCTGGTCTCCCCCAATTTTGACCAGCTTCGCAAAGCGGCACAAGAGCTCAAAGTACGTCTCTCTGAAATGTCGGAGCTGACCGATGTTATTGATAACCAGAACTCAAATGAACCGGAACTGCACCTTACCCTCAAAGACAAAGCTCGAGCACTTGGCTTTTCGCTGCAGGATGTGATCTCGAGAGTCCGTGACAGCTTTTTTGGAAATGAAGCTCAGCGTTTGCAACGAGGTAAAAATGAGATCCGCGTGTGGGTGCGTTATGACCTGGCCAACCGTAGCGGCGCTGACGATCTGCTAAATATGCGTATTGCTAATAACCAGGGTAATAAATATCCACTTAAAGAACTGGTAAATATTGATTATAAACTGGGACTGGTATCAATTAACCACCGGGGTGGAGAACGCGAAATCAGAGTCGAGGCAGATCTAAGTGATGCGGATCTGTCGGCACCGGATGTGTTGGAAGAAATTGAAACATCTATCTTGTCAGTGCTTACGTCCAAATATCCTTCGTTGGATTATTCACTCGAAGGACAGGCTCGCGAAACCGGCGAAGTGGCAACGGCAGCAAAAACAGTTTTACCTATTTTACTGCTGCTCATTTTTGCACTCATCCTGTTCACCTTTAAATCATTCAGTCAGTCTATCGTGTTATTCCTGATCATTCCCTTTGGCATTATTGGCGCTGCCTGGGGGCATTTTATCCATGGGCTGGGGCTTGGTATTTTATCTGTCCTGGGTATTATCGCCTTGGTTGGAATTATTGTAAATGATGGGCTTGTACTTGTTACAACACTTAATGATAAACTGCGGGATGGCATGCCCTATTATGAGGCGTTGGTTGAAACCGGTCGCGCCCGCTTTCGCCCCGTTATATTGACGACCGGTACAACAGCTGTTGGATTGGCACCACTTATCCTAGAGGAGAGTTTTCAGGCCCAATTCTTAATACCTATGGCTGTTAGCGTGGCTTACGGACTGCTGGTAGCAACTTTTCTCCTCTTGGCACTGCTACCCCTACTGCTAATGGCAGCTAACAATCTAACCCGGCTTTGCCATTGGATTTGGGAGGACGAATGGATTACGTACCGCGCTGCTGAACCAGCCGTTAAAGAATTAAAGTGGGAGGAAGAAAATGAAGAATAA
- a CDS encoding TolC family protein, giving the protein MKNKTIVTTFVLVIITAVTAAGQSNPAQADTLSLSQAVGLALEKNHNITIARNRAEIDENNATLGNAGYLPSLTANGSYRKSIENTTLNFSGNTPDTSRTGSISSQLAGSLNAQYTLFDGFGNAYRLKSLKRQAKLGSVQSRLEIENTLLQVIQRYLQTIARAELATINRQSIDISEQRFKRAQKQYQMGGRTKVNLLNAEVALNQDSIRYVQSNADLQDAKRNLLVLLGEQPSGDIHVQKQISINRELNLQELMQSALQNNASLVTSELETKLAEVSLKQSRSDRYPQLNAEASYNYTRSQSEANLLSFQETNGLTGTLSLSFNIFNGFQRKIDIQNAKIRLRNSKEQQQLAQKQLRRDMRNAYEDYSTNIFLLDKQQLNVQTAELNFRRTQKAFKLGQVSNTEFREAQLNLLQARQELVNLKVNAKLSEIELLKLGGRLLEIE; this is encoded by the coding sequence ATGAAGAATAAAACGATTGTCACAACATTTGTTTTAGTTATAATCACAGCGGTAACAGCTGCAGGGCAATCCAACCCCGCACAGGCTGATACACTATCGCTGTCACAAGCTGTAGGCTTAGCACTCGAAAAAAATCATAATATTACTATTGCTCGCAACCGGGCAGAAATTGACGAAAATAATGCCACCTTGGGTAATGCCGGATACCTGCCATCGCTAACGGCAAACGGTTCGTATAGAAAATCTATTGAAAATACTACGTTAAACTTTTCCGGCAATACTCCCGACACTTCGCGCACGGGCAGTATCTCGAGTCAACTTGCGGGCTCACTGAATGCACAATACACGCTTTTTGACGGTTTTGGTAATGCATACCGCCTAAAAAGCTTAAAGCGACAGGCTAAATTGGGAAGTGTACAAAGTCGCCTGGAGATTGAGAATACCCTTTTACAGGTCATCCAGCGCTACCTGCAAACCATTGCCCGCGCTGAGTTGGCAACAATAAATCGCCAAAGTATTGATATATCGGAACAGCGTTTTAAACGAGCGCAAAAGCAATATCAGATGGGCGGTCGCACAAAAGTAAATCTGCTAAATGCCGAAGTTGCTCTCAACCAAGACAGTATCCGGTATGTTCAGTCAAATGCTGATCTCCAGGATGCCAAACGAAATTTACTGGTATTGCTGGGAGAACAACCTTCAGGAGATATCCACGTACAAAAACAAATTTCTATTAATCGTGAGCTTAATTTACAGGAGCTCATGCAGTCTGCCCTTCAAAATAATGCCTCGCTGGTTACTTCTGAGTTGGAAACCAAACTGGCCGAAGTATCACTAAAACAGTCGCGTTCTGATCGGTATCCACAACTAAATGCTGAAGCCTCCTATAACTACACACGCTCACAAAGCGAAGCTAATTTGCTTAGCTTCCAAGAAACCAATGGCTTAACCGGTACTCTCTCACTCAGCTTCAATATTTTTAATGGTTTCCAACGCAAAATCGACATCCAGAATGCTAAAATACGCCTCCGGAACAGCAAGGAACAACAGCAGCTGGCCCAAAAACAACTACGCCGTGATATGCGTAATGCTTATGAAGACTATAGCACAAATATTTTTCTGCTAGATAAACAACAACTGAATGTACAAACTGCTGAACTTAATTTTCGGCGTACCCAAAAAGCATTTAAATTGGGACAAGTGTCGAACACTGAATTTCGGGAAGCACAACTGAACCTACTGCAAGCTCGCCAAGAATTGGTCAACCTCAAAGTCAATGCGAAATTATCTGAAATTGAGCTGTTAAAGCTCGGAGGACGATTATTAGAAATAGAATGA
- a CDS encoding response regulator, producing the protein MSLSNKKVIIVEDDLILNLLYESYLERLGFKTEGELVYGKTAIKSVEEHEPDLIVMDISLEGDIDGIDAMLEIRKFSDVPVIFITGNSDPHHVERAEGIDYLDYLTKPIEFDDLQNVIQQHFPTK; encoded by the coding sequence ATGAGTTTAAGCAATAAAAAAGTAATTATTGTTGAGGATGACCTTATCCTTAACCTTTTATACGAAAGCTATCTCGAACGGCTCGGATTTAAGACTGAAGGCGAACTTGTTTATGGCAAGACAGCTATCAAATCAGTTGAAGAGCACGAGCCCGACTTAATTGTTATGGATATTTCTCTCGAAGGTGATATTGACGGCATTGACGCCATGCTGGAAATCAGGAAATTTTCTGACGTCCCTGTCATCTTTATTACTGGTAACTCTGATCCCCATCACGTTGAACGTGCCGAAGGGATTGACTATCTGGATTATCTGACTAAGCCCATCGAATTTGATGATCTGCAAAATGTCATTCAACAACATTTCCCGACTAAGTAG
- a CDS encoding M1 family metallopeptidase, translating into MNKVKQKNLHKPPSQMDRAVANDITNEIPSSFFKAIDKNTRTMSGKPGADYWTQRAHYDIDTELIPDDTLLKGSGTITYYNNSPDTLNKLVMELAQNLHKEGVPRLSNQEITGGVNLHYIAVSGDTLSQIQSRKASSGYTVNGTLLNILPGQSVSPGDSVKINIGWDFKIPQRGASGRMGYNKDNLFYIGYWYPQMRVYDDVIGWFMEPFLGNAEFYHDFGNYDVDITAPEQWMVASTGKLQNGKQVLQDNIYQRLKKAHQSDTVVSVVTKDDFGDVTKSTENGKVTWSFSAKDVRDFAFSATKESMWDATRASVGDLDGDGQENYSSINAIYRSSAPLWTNGAKYTRDAISFLSDYTDMSYPWPHMTSVEGGGIIGGGMEFPMMTVIGDYKDQPKNALYAVIAHELAHMWVPMQVSSNERRYAWMDEGTTTFNENQAKQSYFPDGPDADKQEMQSYLRITQTDLEGPIMRWSNFHYNGAAYGTASYPKPATMLASLRNLLGEKTFNNALQTFMDRWQYKHPYPWDMFNTFEDVSGRELDWFWRAWYYETWTLDQAVGKVTTTENKTEIVIEDRGQAPMPATVEITMADGSTIMRTIPVEKWLKGMRRTTLTVDGTATKVVIDPDSNYPDKNRKNNQWKQ; encoded by the coding sequence ATGAATAAAGTGAAGCAAAAAAATCTTCACAAGCCTCCTTCGCAAATGGATCGGGCGGTTGCCAACGATATTACCAATGAAATTCCTTCATCATTTTTTAAGGCTATTGACAAGAATACTCGAACCATGTCGGGCAAGCCAGGTGCTGACTATTGGACACAACGTGCCCACTATGATATTGATACCGAACTTATCCCTGATGATACCCTGCTGAAAGGAAGTGGAACCATCACTTATTACAATAATTCACCTGATACGCTTAACAAGCTAGTTATGGAACTGGCTCAGAACCTCCATAAAGAAGGAGTGCCACGTTTGAGCAACCAAGAAATAACGGGCGGTGTTAACCTGCATTATATTGCTGTAAGTGGTGATACACTGTCACAAATACAGTCACGCAAAGCATCCAGCGGTTATACTGTTAATGGTACTTTGCTCAATATTCTTCCCGGCCAGTCCGTTTCGCCCGGAGACAGTGTCAAAATAAATATTGGATGGGATTTCAAGATTCCCCAACGAGGTGCAAGCGGCCGTATGGGTTATAATAAAGATAACCTCTTTTACATTGGCTACTGGTATCCCCAGATGCGTGTATATGATGATGTAATTGGATGGTTTATGGAACCGTTTCTTGGTAATGCTGAATTCTACCACGATTTTGGCAATTATGATGTAGATATCACTGCCCCTGAACAGTGGATGGTTGCCTCAACCGGTAAGCTCCAAAATGGGAAACAGGTTTTACAAGACAATATATATCAGCGTCTAAAAAAAGCTCATCAGAGTGATACGGTGGTATCAGTTGTTACCAAAGATGACTTTGGCGACGTAACAAAATCGACAGAAAACGGAAAGGTTACATGGTCGTTCAGCGCCAAAGATGTACGCGATTTTGCATTTAGTGCTACCAAAGAATCTATGTGGGATGCTACCCGTGCCAGTGTGGGTGACCTTGATGGAGACGGGCAAGAAAATTATTCAAGTATCAACGCTATATATCGCAGCTCTGCCCCACTTTGGACAAATGGTGCAAAATATACTCGCGATGCTATTAGCTTTTTGTCTGATTATACTGACATGTCGTATCCTTGGCCACATATGACTTCCGTTGAGGGTGGTGGTATTATTGGCGGAGGCATGGAATTTCCTATGATGACGGTCATCGGCGACTATAAAGATCAGCCCAAAAACGCCTTATATGCCGTCATTGCTCACGAACTTGCCCACATGTGGGTTCCCATGCAGGTTAGCTCAAATGAACGCCGCTATGCCTGGATGGACGAAGGCACTACAACATTTAATGAGAATCAGGCCAAGCAATCATACTTCCCCGACGGACCTGATGCTGACAAACAAGAAATGCAGAGTTACTTGCGTATCACACAAACCGACCTCGAAGGACCTATTATGCGATGGTCAAACTTTCATTATAACGGTGCTGCTTATGGTACAGCCTCGTATCCCAAGCCGGCCACTATGCTTGCTAGCCTTAGAAATTTACTGGGCGAAAAGACCTTTAATAACGCTCTTCAAACCTTTATGGACCGCTGGCAGTACAAGCATCCCTATCCTTGGGATATGTTTAACACCTTTGAGGATGTAAGCGGCAGAGAGCTCGACTGGTTCTGGAGAGCTTGGTACTACGAAACGTGGACGCTGGACCAAGCCGTTGGAAAAGTAACCACTACTGAAAACAAAACTGAAATTGTTATTGAGGATCGTGGCCAAGCGCCAATGCCTGCTACAGTAGAAATTACCATGGCCGACGGTTCCACTATTATGCGTACGATACCGGTTGAAAAATGGCTGAAGGGAATGAGAAGAACAACCCTCACGGTTGACGGTACTGCAACCAAAGTCGTAATCGATCCCGACAGCAACTATCCTGATAAAAACAGGAAAAATAACCAGTGGAAACAATAA
- a CDS encoding sensor histidine kinase: MKRYGTLRWVLLAVGIVAILGITAMNVYSLYALRENTLESNRENKKLQITEFTDKVRFRFFESFVGLGSKDIKHLQSTFQQTGQFTNEMNELLIDASKDSIYKNIYFISGNSGKCKDNKPILTYNGSQEEFTSIADYPEVVCDGMSIARTQMKSLINDYENSSKVIFDSHRSIIIALIIPSENTIFGYLIMPFDQDYLTNEYLPKKITENFGGPEQAGITVWLRDWTNNKIIASSNPYINYSPEKVNFEQNFPDLFDYWKLHVAFTEQSAVAASNASLYRNLAVLSIAIIILLGALVFMFISAQKERALAQQQAGFLANVTHELKTPLSVMQAAGENLADGRVTDQRRLKRYGGHIYNEAVRLRSMIEKLLDVAKIDAGKSLIDPEPVDLSQAVNSYIEEHWDYINEKGFSLQTSIEDDTPMVMIDSGSFNTIITNLVENALKYSPNSKSIYIRLYSENGEVTLEVEDNGIGMTKKVKSQIFDKFYRAEDTLTAKTKGHGLGLSIVKNLVELNEGSITVSTEPEQGSTFIVTFPIISDTSEKVGEVPDEESSENKHDSLNKDSESYV; encoded by the coding sequence ATGAAACGATACGGAACACTTCGCTGGGTACTTCTTGCAGTAGGCATTGTTGCTATACTGGGTATTACTGCTATGAATGTGTATTCGCTCTATGCTCTTCGTGAAAATACCCTGGAATCGAATCGTGAAAATAAAAAACTGCAAATAACAGAGTTTACTGATAAAGTACGGTTCCGGTTCTTTGAATCTTTTGTTGGGCTAGGTTCGAAGGATATCAAACACTTGCAATCCACCTTTCAGCAAACCGGCCAATTTACGAATGAGATGAACGAGCTGCTCATAGATGCGAGCAAAGATTCGATATATAAAAACATTTATTTTATTTCCGGTAATTCAGGAAAGTGTAAGGATAATAAGCCAATATTAACATACAACGGCTCTCAAGAAGAATTTACTTCTATAGCTGACTATCCGGAAGTTGTTTGTGACGGGATGAGCATTGCACGAACACAAATGAAAAGTCTCATCAATGATTATGAAAATAGTAGTAAAGTAATCTTTGATTCCCATCGTAGTATTATCATCGCGCTCATCATCCCCTCCGAAAATACTATTTTCGGGTATTTGATTATGCCCTTTGATCAGGATTACCTGACGAATGAGTATTTGCCGAAAAAAATAACGGAAAATTTTGGCGGACCCGAACAGGCAGGTATTACCGTTTGGCTGCGCGACTGGACGAACAATAAAATTATTGCCAGCAGCAATCCCTATATTAATTACAGTCCCGAAAAGGTTAACTTTGAGCAGAATTTCCCCGACTTATTTGACTACTGGAAGTTGCATGTAGCATTCACTGAGCAATCAGCGGTGGCTGCTTCTAATGCCTCCTTATACCGAAATCTGGCCGTCTTAAGTATCGCTATTATCATTTTACTTGGTGCACTTGTATTCATGTTTATATCAGCACAAAAAGAACGGGCACTGGCACAGCAACAAGCAGGTTTTTTGGCAAATGTAACACACGAACTTAAGACCCCCTTGTCGGTAATGCAGGCTGCTGGAGAAAACCTGGCAGATGGACGTGTTACCGATCAGCGACGGCTTAAAAGATACGGCGGGCATATCTACAACGAAGCTGTACGACTGCGCAGCATGATTGAAAAGCTACTGGATGTCGCCAAAATTGATGCCGGTAAGTCATTAATAGACCCCGAACCGGTAGATCTGAGCCAAGCTGTCAATTCTTATATTGAAGAACATTGGGATTACATCAATGAAAAGGGATTTTCTCTGCAAACCTCTATTGAAGATGACACCCCGATGGTTATGATAGACAGCGGAAGCTTCAATACGATCATAACCAACTTGGTCGAAAACGCTCTTAAATACAGTCCCAACTCAAAATCTATATATATTCGTTTATACAGCGAAAATGGAGAAGTGACCCTGGAGGTCGAAGACAACGGTATTGGCATGACCAAGAAGGTAAAGTCTCAAATTTTTGATAAATTCTACCGAGCTGAAGATACGTTAACAGCCAAAACAAAAGGCCACGGACTTGGGTTATCTATTGTTAAAAATCTGGTTGAACTCAATGAAGGATCAATAACAGTATCCACAGAACCAGAACAGGGATCGACCTTTATCGTAACTTTCCCTATTATTTCCGATACTTCAGAAAAGGTAGGAGAAGTACCGGATGAAGAATCATCGGAGAATAAACACGACTCACTAAATAAAGACTCTGAATCTTATGTCTGA
- a CDS encoding response regulator transcription factor: MSDQTKKIVIVEDEPSLVFTLQDTLQNEGYNVFVAKKGAKGVEIVKKEDPDLMILDLMLPGMSGYDVCEKVREMDYTFPIIILTARDQEIDKVTGLNIGADDYITKPFGVKELLARIQARLRRSDEYTNKTLIEEAKLGPVYVDLDNAVAEHPEKGDIELTTREVELIRYLMAHGNEPVSRDALLENVWRYEFSTNTRTVDVHISKLRSKIEMEPDDPKFLVTLHGVGYMLKVGT, encoded by the coding sequence ATGTCTGATCAAACTAAAAAAATTGTAATTGTAGAAGACGAGCCGAGTCTTGTTTTTACTCTACAGGATACACTGCAAAATGAGGGCTATAATGTTTTTGTAGCTAAAAAAGGTGCCAAGGGAGTAGAAATTGTTAAAAAAGAAGATCCCGACTTGATGATTCTTGACCTAATGCTTCCTGGGATGAGCGGCTATGACGTCTGTGAAAAAGTCCGTGAAATGGACTACACCTTTCCCATTATAATTTTGACTGCCCGCGATCAGGAAATTGACAAAGTTACCGGGCTCAACATTGGAGCTGACGATTACATAACCAAACCATTTGGCGTTAAAGAACTGCTGGCTCGTATTCAAGCACGGCTTCGACGTTCCGACGAATATACCAACAAAACACTTATTGAAGAGGCTAAATTAGGTCCTGTTTATGTGGATCTTGACAATGCCGTAGCCGAACATCCTGAAAAAGGAGACATTGAACTTACCACCCGTGAGGTTGAACTTATCCGCTATCTGATGGCCCACGGTAATGAACCGGTATCACGTGATGCATTACTAGAAAATGTATGGCGATACGAATTCAGCACCAATACCCGTACTGTTGATGTGCATATCTCCAAATTACGTTCCAAAATTGAGATGGAGCCTGATGATCCTAAATTTCTGGTTACACTACACGGGGTCGGATATATGCTGAAAGTAGGGACATAA
- a CDS encoding NADPH-dependent FMN reductase, with protein sequence MINLGIISGTDRPGSYALRVSKYVQQKYKEQGVGAQIIDLQNFPVKQVSGGRYDDDLPDVDAFADQLISADGLVFVCPEYNGGYPGILKLFIDYLPFPESLNKKPVAMIGEAKGAFGAMRAVEQLQQVVGYRNAHLYPERVFIPRVHDNFDDDEGIDDEFQQELLESQVNSFPSFIQDVRKSSTVSGR encoded by the coding sequence ATGATTAACTTAGGAATTATAAGTGGAACAGACAGGCCGGGTTCGTATGCCTTACGCGTGTCGAAATATGTGCAACAAAAGTACAAAGAGCAGGGTGTTGGCGCTCAAATTATTGATCTTCAAAACTTTCCTGTTAAGCAGGTAAGCGGGGGACGTTATGACGATGATCTTCCGGATGTTGATGCTTTTGCCGATCAGTTGATTTCGGCTGATGGACTAGTGTTTGTTTGTCCCGAATACAACGGCGGCTATCCGGGAATATTAAAGCTGTTTATTGATTATCTGCCGTTTCCCGAAAGTTTAAACAAAAAGCCGGTTGCTATGATCGGCGAAGCCAAAGGAGCTTTTGGAGCCATGCGCGCAGTGGAACAGCTGCAGCAGGTCGTAGGTTACCGGAATGCTCATCTGTATCCCGAACGGGTATTTATCCCCAGAGTTCACGACAATTTTGACGACGATGAAGGAATAGATGATGAATTTCAGCAGGAGCTGCTGGAGTCTCAAGTTAATTCGTTTCCCTCTTTTATTCAGGATGTACGAAAGTCATCAACGGTTTCAGGAAGGTAA